The nucleotide window GCGAAACTACAGCAAGAGAAAGTCTTATCATCTTTGTGCTGTCAGAATGTGCCTCTCAAACGGAGGAGGGTTGCGTGAGGTTATAATGATTCATTCGTCTCAATGGCTGCTGCAGGCCCCATAGAGTCTATCACCTCATGACGGTTATGATTGTTTTCTTTCTTCCTGTTTCTCGGTCATTTCTTGCTGACCTCATTGCTTTTCCTCTGTTCCTATGACAACTGTCCCTGCTAGACAACAGGATCTAAGTCTTTTATTTGTCATGGCAACATGTTACACATCGGAAGCATTCCCTTAGCAACCCTTCTGGGCCTGCTGAtattaaaacaacactgaatgaCTGGATCATTTCAGCTAAGATGTGATTACAGTGTAACACAAACCATATACAGTACCCACTGTTAAAAAAAGACTTTGTCCTTTCCCGCCGTTCTTGCATGGTGGCACATTCTGAAGTGCATGCTGATGGTTTGAGAGACGATTTTCTTCTTTATtggtatttttgtcatttgaaagaaaaaaaaaacttactaagaTGGAAAACAGAATCAAAAAGTTAAGGTAATACATTTAATTCAAGATAAATTCCGTCTtactcatttttttcttcttctttttttacaatttgtttactttgttTTTGTATAAATAAGATTTGTGCTTCTCAGATTTACATGTaatgatttgtttaattttcattttaaaaaaaagtcaaaaatgtgAAGATGTTTTATCTCATTGAAGTTGGTATGAAGATATGGCATAAATTGAGAACAGAATTGTCCTATGTGAGGTTTCCATGTATTTTCCTTGTCGGTCATATGAGCATATGCAAGAGTTCAAATGAAACATGCCTTAAGCGTTTCCTCTGATCCCAGAGCAGCTGTTGGCACTAACACTACACACATTTTGCTATGTACGCTTGAATGTTCTTCTATGCGTGGTATGTAATCTATGTAAAATGCAGATGGGAACTGAAAGATTGTTCAGTTTGAGACTGCCAGTGATTTATAATCCCAATTCCTCTCTTTCACCTCTCCAGAAGTGAACTTGTCGTGTGCTGGTGTTTATTCTGTTGGCTGTGCTGTTTGAGGATGTTTGCTTGCTATTGAAAATGTGTCGAAACCCCTTGGAAGGAGATGTTACAAACAAGAAAAGCTAATAAAAGtaagaaaataattgttttcttctcGGTTCTTAAATTGCAGCCATTTGTAcaatttgtataataaataataatgcatcaaGAATTAGAATGCACCAGAATTAAGTGGAGATCTTACATTGAATCCTTTCATAGTCTGTTAACATATCATTAAATTCATCATATATCACGAGATGTGATATCTgaatcatatactgtatatatatatatatatatatatatatatatatatatatataccaaaatgTAGAAAAAGCTCATTTGAACTTTCACAATCAAACCTTAAATAATGTGCCATTATATACTATCATTGTTTACTAAAAACTaaagttatgtatatataaaatagctTAATATTTTAGGGGAAAAGATAAGTTCtgtagtgtaaataaataaaaacctaaaaaacaaaacataacgctaaaacaaaattcaaaacaaatgatCACTGAAAATATGACATAATTGATcattttaagaccaaaacaatgTTAGTTCAGGTTAGAAAATGTAATGTGGTGCGGCTCCATAAATTTGTAAccatatttataaatgaatattatacatttataaattaaaaaagtatattttttaacataacattttaataatactgttgtacaatctaagaaaaaaaatctgtaagaaAAACAATTACTGCCCCGgcagaaaatatatttcattcaacTGACACAATACAATGcaatgtgtaatttaaaatatgcaaaacacATGAAAAATTTGTCTATTTGTATTTGCACAAGTCAAATAACTCTGTCCACAGTTATTTCATTACCAAGCAGAATTGTTACACTCCAGATTGTGAATCTTCACAGCTAAACTTCACTAAAGTGCAGATGCATGTCATAGACGTTGCCACATGGTGGTGCTCCTGTATACGACAACTAACTAGATCCCCGGTCATTTTTGTTCCATTCCACAGTGGCTTTGTAAACTCTTTTAAAAAACTGAATACaaatatattctttttaaatCATTTCACACAGCCTCACCGTACATCTTGCATATGGAAACCTGATGAACTTTCATTGTCAGAGATGTTTCAGGTGCATTCAGAGCACTGCTGCTATGTGCAGTATATGAGTTCTTATTAGTGACAAGTGATGCATTAGTAGGCTTCCCGGAGTCAGTAGATGTAGATGGGAAACACTGTGCAGATTTGGGGCTATGCACAGGGTCTCGTGCAGAGGCCGGGGGGCTCCAGGTCCTGTGCGTTCTGCTGAGGCAGTGGCCACGGAGAACGTTCAGGAAGGCCTTCTTGAACTCCTGACTGAAGCACGGGTAGATGATGGGGTTGAGGCAGCTGTTGAAGTAGCCCAGCCAGAAAGTAATTTTAAAGACAGTGTCCGGGGGTCTGTGGGACGGGAAGATGGAGCCTTTGGAGACacagaaagaatgaaaaaatgtaattactACATGCAGCAAGATATCTCCGTCATTCATAAGGATCACCTCAAGACGGAGGGTCAAATGGTTTTGGATGTTTCATATTTTCAAAGGCTTTGCTTTGATCTGTGCATTTCCTCCAGTATTTTGaaagctttcaattcagtgcaaaaATGACTGACTGACTCATAGAATCTTAGCTGTCCAATTACTAAACACACAGGCTGATAAATTAAGCTGCATTTCCATCAAACATTCAATGAAAGCTCAAATGAATTGCCTGCAAACACATGTGGAATCCTTACAAGAGATGGTTTTCTGAACTAGGGCTGCTGTTTAGCATATAAAAGCCTCGTCTCTAGGTTGAAACAGAGTGCAatactttctctttctttcataaTTCATTCTGTTGTTGTGAACAAGCTCATTTAAATGCAATCTAAAAGGCCCAGCAAGGATTATGTCAATGCTGTTTACGCACGTAGGCATATTGTGGGAGAACACTGGGTCGTTTGGAAACATGGGTGAGCATAAACAACAGAAAATGAATTTAATGTTTCACTGGAAAACAGTGTGTGCGCTCATAAGCCTCATTTAAAATGACAGAAGATTCAGAGAAGTATGTTCTTTGAGTTATTGCAGTTTCAACAAAATCcggtcattgtttactcacccccatgtggatacaattcagattttttttcttctggctgTTTTCTGAGCAATTCAAATGAATGAGGAGGAAACAGCTAAAATGACACTTATGCAGATTTATATGAGGAACAGACCCAAATTTAAGATATTAATTTGTGCCTGTTGATATTTATGATAATCTCCCCTCTGCGGTAACTTAAAACTCATCTCGTATTTGGCATAATCATTTATCatctttattttgaagaaaaacaaaactaatataaaaaattatatatatatatatatatatatatatatatatatatatatatatatatgtgtgtgtgtgtgtgtgtttgtgtgtgtgtgtatgtatataaatacaattaaagaaAAATTGTGTGGTGTCagcaaaatgttgaaaaaaaacaaacaaaaaagagaagcaaaacaaaacaagctttttttgttttgtagctTTCAAACTAGTTATCTCTAAAATTTCATTTGTACTTTCACAAACAAACCTTAAATAATTTgccattatttttattactttttactaaaaaacaaatgtatttaaacaaacTGCTTGATATTTTGGGGAAAAATCAAAGATGTGTAGCGTGaccaaatacaaagaaaaaaacaaacaaaacaactaaataaaataaaaaacaaaacacaaaatataatacaaaaagcaaaacaaaacaaaaagtcacTGAAAATATTACATCATTGATTCTTTTATAACAAAAACAATGTTAGTTCATCTTTGAAAATGTTATGTGGTGTGACTCCATTAAATGAAAccatattaacaaataaatattgtacatttataaattaataggtaaatgtataatataatatttagaacagattaattttattttatttttggatgggCTTTGCTATGTGTTCAcacaatcatttattttatactcACTTATGGGCAGCACTAGGAAAAAAGGCAGCCAGCAGAGGACGAAACATCCCACCACAATCCCCAGAGTCTTGGCCGCCTTCTTCTCCTGCGAGAACTTAAGCAGACGCATGAAGGCGAAGTGCGAGTTCTTCAAGCGCGCCGCTGCCTCCTTCCCGGCGGCCTGCTGGGCGTTTCGACAGTGGATCCGCAGGGTCACTCCGTGCTCAGTTAACCCATTTGTCTGCCTGCCTTTACTCATAGAACGAGTCTTCTGCCGGGCCACCACATAAACCCTGCAGTACATTGCCAAAATCACTGCCAACGGCAAGTAGAAGGAGCATGCGGCAGAGAAGATGGCATATCCTGGCTCTTCGTTCACTCTACACACCGACTCGTCCTCCGGCATGGGCTCCCTCCATCCGAACAGTGGACCGACGGAGATGGCAGCCGAAAGAGCCCATAGAGCTGCCACTACAGCCAGTGCCCTTCGACCGGTAGCCAAGGAAGGGTACCGCAGCGGGTAACTGACAGCCATGCAGCGATCCACAGAGATCATGCAGAGGCTGAGGATGGACGCTGTGCAGCACAGCACATCAAGAGCAGTCCAGGCGTTACACAAAGGACGGCCGAACACCCAACGGCCCAAGGCTTCAGATGCAGCAGAGAACGGGAGGACCACGGAGCTCAGAAGCAGGTCTGCAACAGCCAGATTGGCGATAAAATAATGCGTCACGGAACGGAGGTGGCGATGGCACACCACAGAGAGGATGACCAGGATGTTCCCCATCACACCGAATATTATAAAGAGCACCAGCACCAGGCCCAGAGCCAGCGTCTTGGTGATGTCTATGTCAAACGCAGCTATCACAGTACAGTTGGGACAGGTCTCAGGGAAAAAGGTTAAATTTATGTTATCTTCTGCTGGAAGCACGTTGGTCATCTCTATGTTAAGCTCTAGTAATAACCATCCACTacttttaatatgtttgtggattCAACACAAGCTAGTAGTGTCACGCTTTAAAACACTTGAAACTCACATTTCATGTTCTCAGGGATCTCTTTTGATATCAGCCATTAGCCATCATAGTTGTTGTGATATTGCAaccttaaaaagaaaagaaaagaaaaagtataaGCACCGTTTCTGGCAGGACCAAAGGCCACTGTGGGAATTGGTGTATGCTAGCATGCTAAATtaacaatgttatttattttccccatacagtatttttttattccaatgtgggtttttttttgtgtgtgtttttttttaccctaGCCCTAATCTTAATGAATACAAATTGTACCATTGCTTTCCAGAAGtacaaataaaacagtaaaagttGTTGAATTGAGTCAAGCTAAATAACCTGCTGTTCAGTGAGTGAATGATCCAGTTCAGTGAGAGAGTGAGTTGTCTGGATGATTTAATCCATGATTCATTCAATAACTAAATTGAATTTAgactgattcacaaacaaatttgaatgaatcagtccatGACCTATATGATGTGATTTATGAAAAAGAATGCTATTTT belongs to Carassius gibelio isolate Cgi1373 ecotype wild population from Czech Republic chromosome B10, carGib1.2-hapl.c, whole genome shotgun sequence and includes:
- the adra1ab gene encoding alpha-1A adrenergic receptor — protein: MTNVLPAEDNINLTFFPETCPNCTVIAAFDIDITKTLALGLVLVLFIIFGVMGNILVILSVVCHRHLRSVTHYFIANLAVADLLLSSVVLPFSAASEALGRWVFGRPLCNAWTALDVLCCTASILSLCMISVDRCMAVSYPLRYPSLATGRRALAVVAALWALSAAISVGPLFGWREPMPEDESVCRVNEEPGYAIFSAACSFYLPLAVILAMYCRVYVVARQKTRSMSKGRQTNGLTEHGVTLRIHCRNAQQAAGKEAAARLKNSHFAFMRLLKFSQEKKAAKTLGIVVGCFVLCWLPFFLVLPISSIFPSHRPPDTVFKITFWLGYFNSCLNPIIYPCFSQEFKKAFLNVLRGHCLSRTHRTWSPPASARDPVHSPKSAQCFPSTSTDSGKPTNASLVTNKNSYTAHSSSALNAPETSLTMKVHQVSICKMYGEAV